The following coding sequences are from one Arachis hypogaea cultivar Tifrunner chromosome 7, arahy.Tifrunner.gnm2.J5K5, whole genome shotgun sequence window:
- the LOC112702871 gene encoding ATP-dependent zinc metalloprotease FTSH 9, chloroplastic isoform X2: MSALEYLSPLTHTQLYLNSDSNFHRWRRHTATSFRHVVTSTRFAPNSGQPRVPTRHANFSTDSLRFHVWGDFKRGYDRIRASSGQESDSAASSGEEKSGDGDKGSKTAAGSSSNRRKEKQQGKGGWWWWWLGSKGASGGSGGKWRWQPIVQAQEIGVLLLQLGIVVFVMRLLRPGIPLPGSEPRAATSFVSVPYSEFLSKINSDQVQKVEVDGVHIMFKLKPEVGTTGSDGSSEVASSGGGSKLLQQESESLVKSVSPTKRIVYTTTRPSDIRTPYEKMLENQVEFGSPDKRSGGFFNSALIAMFYVAVLAGLLHRFPVSFSQHTAGQIRNRKSGTSTGTKSSEQGESITFADVAGVDEAKEELEEIVEFLRNPDRYIRLGARPPRGVLLVGLPGTGKTLLAKAVAGEADVPFISCSASEFVELYVGMGASRVRDLFARAKKEAPSIIFIDEIDAVAKSRDGKFRIVSNDEREQTLNQLLTEMDGFDSNSAVIVLGATNRSDVLDPALRRPGRFDRVVMVETPDRIGREAILKVHASKKELPLAKDVDLGDIASMTTGFTGADLANLVNEAALLAGRQNKVVVEKIDFIHAVERSIAGIEKKTAKLQGSEKAVVARHEAGHAVVGTAVANLLPGQPRVEKLSILPRSGGALGFTYTPPTNEDRYLLFIDELRGRLVTLLGGRAAEEVVYSGRVSTGALDDIRRATDMAYKAIAEYGLSQSIGPVSIATLSNGGLDESGAVPWGRDQGHLVDLVQREVKALLQSALDVSLSIVRANPTVLEGLGAHLEGCS; encoded by the exons ATGTCTGCGTTGGAATACTTATCTCCATTAACACACACCCAACTTTACTTGAATTCTGACTCCAATTTCCATCGCTGGCGGAGGCACACGGCGACATCGTTTCGGCACGTGGTGACGTCGACACGTTTCGCTCCCAATTCGGGACAGCCTAGGGTTCCGACTAGGCACGCTAATTTCTCGACCGATTCGTTGAGGTTCCATGTTTGGGGAGATTTCAAGAGGGGATACGATAGGATTAGGGCTAGCAGTGGCCAAGAGAGCGATTCCGCCGCGAGTTCCGGCGAGGAGAAGAGTGGCGACGGCGACAAGGGATCGAAGACGGCGGCGGGGTCCAGCTCGAACAGGAGGAAGGAAAAGCAGCAGGGAAAgggagggtggtggtggtggtggttggggtccAAAGGCGCCAGCGGTGGCAGCGGAGGGAAGTGGCGGTGGCAACCGATAGTTCAGGCTCAGGAGATTGGGGTTCTGCTTCTTCAGTTGGGGATTGTGGTGTTTGTTATGAGGTTGCTTAGGCCAGGGATTCCATTACCTGGGTCCGAACCTAGGGCTGCAACCTCGTTCGTGAGTGTTCCGTATAGTGAGTTCTTGAGCAAAATCAACAGTGACCAGGTTCAGAAGGTGGAGGTTGATGGGGTGCACATCATGTTCAAATTGAAGCCTGAGGTTGGAACTACTGGGAGTGATGGTAGTAGTGAAGTTGCTTCTTCTGGTGGAGGCAGTAAGTTATTGCAGCAGGAATCAGAGTCTTTGGTTAAGAGTGTTTCCCCAACTAAGAGAATTGTTTACACCACCACTAGGCCTAGTGATATTAGGACTCCTTATGAGAAGATGCTGGAGAATCAGGTGGAGTTTGGGTCGCCGGATAAGCGGTCCGGAGGGTTCTTTAACTCGGCATTG ATAGCAATGTTCTATGTTGCTGTGCTAGCAGGGCTTCTCCACCGATTCCCTGTAAGCTTTTCTCAG CACACAGCTGGACAGATTAGAAACCGCAAATCAGGAACTTCTACTGGTACAAAGTCATCTGAACAAGGTGAATCTATCACTTTTGCTGATGTCGCCGGTGTTGATGAGGCTAAGGAGGAGTTAGAAGAGATTGTG GAATTTCTTCGAAATCCCGATAGATATATACGGCTTGGAGCTCGTCCCCCGCGGGGTGTACTTTTG GTGGGTCTTCCTGGGACAGGTAAGACTCTACTAGCAAAAGCAGTGGCTGGGGAGGCTGATGTGCCATTTATAAGTTGTTCCGCTAGTGAGTTTGTAGAGTTGTATGTTGGCATGGGTGCCTCCCGTGTGAGAGATCTCTTTGCAAGGGCAAAGAAGGAAGCTCCATCCATAATATTTATTGATGAG ATAGATGCTGTGGCCAAAAGTCGGGATGGTAAATTTCGCATTGTCAGCAATGATGAACGAGAGCAAACATTGAATCAGTTGCTCACT GAAATGGACGGGTTTGACAGCAACTCTGCAGTGATTGTTCTTGGAGCTACCAATCGCTCAGATGTTTTGGACCCTGCACTCCGGCGACCAGGAAGATTTGACCGTGTAGTTATG GTGGAAACACCGGACAGGATCGGTAGGGAAGCTATTCTAAAAGTACATGCTTCCAAGAAAGAACTTCCTTTGGCCAAGGATGTTGACCTTGGCGACATTGCTTCTATGACCACTGGTTTCACGGG AGCGGACCTTGCAAACCTAGTAAACGAGGCTGCTTTACTGGCGGGAAGGCAGAATAAAGTTGTTGTGGAGAAGATTGATTTCATCCATGCTGTGGAAAGATCAATAGCT GGCATAGAGAAGAAGACTGCTAAATTACAAGGAAGTGAGAAGGCTGTAGTTGCACGACATGAAGCTGGTCATGCTGTAGTAGGCACTGCAGTTGCAAATCTTCTTCCTGGTCAGCCACGTGTTGAG AAACTGAGTATATTGCCAAGGTCCGGAGGGGCTTTAGGCTTTACTTATACTCCCCCAACAAATGAGGACAGATACTTGCTTTTCATTGATGAGTTGCGTGGTCGCTTGGTGACTCTTCTTGGAGGGCGTGCAGCAGAAGAAGTGGTTTATTCTGGTCGGGTATCAACAGGCGCACTTGATGACATACGACGAGCGACTGACATGGCATACAAAGCTATAGCTGAATATGGCCTAAGTCAGAGTATAGGCCCCGTGTCAATTGCCACCCTTTCTAATGGCGGACTGGACGAGTCTGGTGCAGTTCCTTGGGGAAGGGATCAG GGACATCTTGTTGACCTTGTCCAAAGAGAGGTGAAAGCATTATTGCAGTCTGCTCTGGATGTATCACTTTCCATTGTGCGAGCTAATCCTACTGTCTTGGAGGGTCTTGGTGCTCATTTGGAAG GGTGCTCTTGA
- the LOC112702871 gene encoding ATP-dependent zinc metalloprotease FTSH 9, chloroplastic isoform X1: MSALEYLSPLTHTQLYLNSDSNFHRWRRHTATSFRHVVTSTRFAPNSGQPRVPTRHANFSTDSLRFHVWGDFKRGYDRIRASSGQESDSAASSGEEKSGDGDKGSKTAAGSSSNRRKEKQQGKGGWWWWWLGSKGASGGSGGKWRWQPIVQAQEIGVLLLQLGIVVFVMRLLRPGIPLPGSEPRAATSFVSVPYSEFLSKINSDQVQKVEVDGVHIMFKLKPEVGTTGSDGSSEVASSGGGSKLLQQESESLVKSVSPTKRIVYTTTRPSDIRTPYEKMLENQVEFGSPDKRSGGFFNSALIAMFYVAVLAGLLHRFPVSFSQHTAGQIRNRKSGTSTGTKSSEQGESITFADVAGVDEAKEELEEIVEFLRNPDRYIRLGARPPRGVLLVGLPGTGKTLLAKAVAGEADVPFISCSASEFVELYVGMGASRVRDLFARAKKEAPSIIFIDEIDAVAKSRDGKFRIVSNDEREQTLNQLLTEMDGFDSNSAVIVLGATNRSDVLDPALRRPGRFDRVVMVETPDRIGREAILKVHASKKELPLAKDVDLGDIASMTTGFTGADLANLVNEAALLAGRQNKVVVEKIDFIHAVERSIAGIEKKTAKLQGSEKAVVARHEAGHAVVGTAVANLLPGQPRVEKLSILPRSGGALGFTYTPPTNEDRYLLFIDELRGRLVTLLGGRAAEEVVYSGRVSTGALDDIRRATDMAYKAIAEYGLSQSIGPVSIATLSNGGLDESGAVPWGRDQGHLVDLVQREVKALLQSALDVSLSIVRANPTVLEGLGAHLEEKEKVEGEELQKWLRLVVAPTELSVFISGKQESILPLQSLQTGS, translated from the exons ATGTCTGCGTTGGAATACTTATCTCCATTAACACACACCCAACTTTACTTGAATTCTGACTCCAATTTCCATCGCTGGCGGAGGCACACGGCGACATCGTTTCGGCACGTGGTGACGTCGACACGTTTCGCTCCCAATTCGGGACAGCCTAGGGTTCCGACTAGGCACGCTAATTTCTCGACCGATTCGTTGAGGTTCCATGTTTGGGGAGATTTCAAGAGGGGATACGATAGGATTAGGGCTAGCAGTGGCCAAGAGAGCGATTCCGCCGCGAGTTCCGGCGAGGAGAAGAGTGGCGACGGCGACAAGGGATCGAAGACGGCGGCGGGGTCCAGCTCGAACAGGAGGAAGGAAAAGCAGCAGGGAAAgggagggtggtggtggtggtggttggggtccAAAGGCGCCAGCGGTGGCAGCGGAGGGAAGTGGCGGTGGCAACCGATAGTTCAGGCTCAGGAGATTGGGGTTCTGCTTCTTCAGTTGGGGATTGTGGTGTTTGTTATGAGGTTGCTTAGGCCAGGGATTCCATTACCTGGGTCCGAACCTAGGGCTGCAACCTCGTTCGTGAGTGTTCCGTATAGTGAGTTCTTGAGCAAAATCAACAGTGACCAGGTTCAGAAGGTGGAGGTTGATGGGGTGCACATCATGTTCAAATTGAAGCCTGAGGTTGGAACTACTGGGAGTGATGGTAGTAGTGAAGTTGCTTCTTCTGGTGGAGGCAGTAAGTTATTGCAGCAGGAATCAGAGTCTTTGGTTAAGAGTGTTTCCCCAACTAAGAGAATTGTTTACACCACCACTAGGCCTAGTGATATTAGGACTCCTTATGAGAAGATGCTGGAGAATCAGGTGGAGTTTGGGTCGCCGGATAAGCGGTCCGGAGGGTTCTTTAACTCGGCATTG ATAGCAATGTTCTATGTTGCTGTGCTAGCAGGGCTTCTCCACCGATTCCCTGTAAGCTTTTCTCAG CACACAGCTGGACAGATTAGAAACCGCAAATCAGGAACTTCTACTGGTACAAAGTCATCTGAACAAGGTGAATCTATCACTTTTGCTGATGTCGCCGGTGTTGATGAGGCTAAGGAGGAGTTAGAAGAGATTGTG GAATTTCTTCGAAATCCCGATAGATATATACGGCTTGGAGCTCGTCCCCCGCGGGGTGTACTTTTG GTGGGTCTTCCTGGGACAGGTAAGACTCTACTAGCAAAAGCAGTGGCTGGGGAGGCTGATGTGCCATTTATAAGTTGTTCCGCTAGTGAGTTTGTAGAGTTGTATGTTGGCATGGGTGCCTCCCGTGTGAGAGATCTCTTTGCAAGGGCAAAGAAGGAAGCTCCATCCATAATATTTATTGATGAG ATAGATGCTGTGGCCAAAAGTCGGGATGGTAAATTTCGCATTGTCAGCAATGATGAACGAGAGCAAACATTGAATCAGTTGCTCACT GAAATGGACGGGTTTGACAGCAACTCTGCAGTGATTGTTCTTGGAGCTACCAATCGCTCAGATGTTTTGGACCCTGCACTCCGGCGACCAGGAAGATTTGACCGTGTAGTTATG GTGGAAACACCGGACAGGATCGGTAGGGAAGCTATTCTAAAAGTACATGCTTCCAAGAAAGAACTTCCTTTGGCCAAGGATGTTGACCTTGGCGACATTGCTTCTATGACCACTGGTTTCACGGG AGCGGACCTTGCAAACCTAGTAAACGAGGCTGCTTTACTGGCGGGAAGGCAGAATAAAGTTGTTGTGGAGAAGATTGATTTCATCCATGCTGTGGAAAGATCAATAGCT GGCATAGAGAAGAAGACTGCTAAATTACAAGGAAGTGAGAAGGCTGTAGTTGCACGACATGAAGCTGGTCATGCTGTAGTAGGCACTGCAGTTGCAAATCTTCTTCCTGGTCAGCCACGTGTTGAG AAACTGAGTATATTGCCAAGGTCCGGAGGGGCTTTAGGCTTTACTTATACTCCCCCAACAAATGAGGACAGATACTTGCTTTTCATTGATGAGTTGCGTGGTCGCTTGGTGACTCTTCTTGGAGGGCGTGCAGCAGAAGAAGTGGTTTATTCTGGTCGGGTATCAACAGGCGCACTTGATGACATACGACGAGCGACTGACATGGCATACAAAGCTATAGCTGAATATGGCCTAAGTCAGAGTATAGGCCCCGTGTCAATTGCCACCCTTTCTAATGGCGGACTGGACGAGTCTGGTGCAGTTCCTTGGGGAAGGGATCAG GGACATCTTGTTGACCTTGTCCAAAGAGAGGTGAAAGCATTATTGCAGTCTGCTCTGGATGTATCACTTTCCATTGTGCGAGCTAATCCTACTGTCTTGGAGGGTCTTGGTGCTCATTTGGAAG AAAAAGAGAAAGTAGAGGGTGAAGAGCTACAAAAGTGGTTAAGACTGGTAGTTGCACCAACGGAGCTTTCAGTCTTTATCAGTGGCAAGCAAGAATCTATTCTCCCGTTACAGTCATTGCAGACAGGTTCCTGA